One stretch of Nocardioides perillae DNA includes these proteins:
- a CDS encoding ABC transporter permease, with translation MFAYVVKRALAGFLVILLMSLAIFALFWYGPSSPAQPICERDTSNRCSPEALERFERALGYDQPMLDQYGQFLKGVVAGREIAFSEQLVYQCDAPCLGYAYTTRAPVWEELKSRLPATASVAIGGGALYLLFGVPIGVAAARRRGTLADKALVSSFLILNSVPYYLFALLIFLYATVINEVPVISDTGYFPITENPARWFTGMLLAWVALGIFGATQYTRFTRGAMVETLGEDYIRTAKAKGLPTRTVVYKHGLRAALVPVVTIFGIDIGVLFAGTIFTERIFDINGIGLWALAAVGTRDLPIVQAAALFGAVIIITSNLLVDVVYSILDPRVRLS, from the coding sequence ATGTTCGCCTACGTCGTGAAGCGGGCGCTCGCCGGCTTCCTCGTCATCCTGCTGATGTCCCTCGCGATCTTCGCGCTGTTCTGGTACGGGCCGTCGAGCCCGGCACAGCCGATCTGCGAGCGCGACACCAGCAACCGGTGCTCACCCGAGGCGCTGGAGCGCTTCGAGCGGGCGCTCGGCTACGACCAGCCGATGCTCGACCAGTACGGCCAGTTCCTCAAGGGCGTCGTCGCCGGGCGCGAGATCGCCTTCAGCGAGCAGCTGGTCTACCAGTGCGACGCGCCCTGCCTGGGCTACGCCTACACCACCCGCGCCCCCGTCTGGGAGGAGCTGAAGTCCCGGCTCCCCGCGACCGCCTCGGTCGCCATCGGCGGTGGGGCGCTCTACCTGCTCTTCGGCGTGCCGATCGGCGTGGCCGCGGCGCGGCGCCGTGGCACCCTCGCCGACAAGGCCCTGGTGAGCTCGTTCCTCATCTTGAACTCGGTGCCCTACTACCTCTTCGCGCTGCTGATCTTCCTCTACGCCACCGTCATCAACGAGGTGCCGGTCATCAGCGACACCGGCTACTTCCCGATCACGGAGAACCCTGCCAGGTGGTTCACCGGCATGTTGCTGGCCTGGGTGGCGCTGGGCATCTTCGGTGCGACGCAGTACACCCGCTTCACGCGCGGTGCCATGGTCGAGACCCTGGGCGAGGACTACATCCGCACGGCGAAGGCCAAGGGCCTCCCGACGCGCACGGTGGTCTACAAGCACGGCCTGCGCGCCGCGCTGGTGCCGGTGGTCACGATCTTCGGCATCGACATCGGCGTGCTCTTCGCCGGCACGATCTTCACCGAGCGCATCTTCGACATCAACGGCATCGGCCTGTGGGCCCTCGCCGCCGTCGGCACGCGCGACCTGCCGATCGTGCAGGCGGCCGCCCTCTTCGGCGCCGTCATCATCATCACCAGCAACCTGCTGGTCGACGTCGTCTACAGCATCCTCGACCCCCGTGTGAGGCTCTCGTGA
- a CDS encoding ABC transporter substrate-binding protein, whose amino-acid sequence MKRSKPLAFVVGTSMLALAACGGGNGGSGTTTEREFGEQDGGSKDAEATGPVEIEGATEGGTVTVYLPGDPGPDTLDPTEGWSVTGNSIQQALTTRSLTQYKRNDDGEMVLVPDLATDLGTPNEDFTQWTFTIRDDATWEDGKPVTAEEVAFGIKRSLDVETFPGGPGTEYSAAYFAGADEYQGPYTEPNEDYESVRAEGNDVIIEMSKPFPDMDYWGAFMAMGPVPTGKVSNPPAYGQKPLSTGPYKIESFRPTEELVLVRNEQWDPASDPARTQYPDRYIFKFEADQNTVDQIFLSGNTDSQTAVSTGAGSANYARISQELEDRLVQQSSQCTSFLYPVYEKTTLNIRKAIAYGYDYENVWLTSGEVPGVTRVPANSIMPPGMAGKPDYFVDGEQITYQPERAKELLAEEGYEPGEYELRMIYFESDPLQVEAQKQLTAGLEEAGFKVTAIPTQDSPYNTWLDPDNKVNQSLNLRGVNWCSDWPSGLTMIPPLTKTDATYNTGGFSEPALDERMENVVNLPLEEQAAEWGAIDEEMQTEYFPIIPTAFRNDLFMFGEKIGNGVGDGAIGAPYYKGLFVTQ is encoded by the coding sequence ATGAAGCGAAGCAAGCCTCTTGCCTTCGTCGTCGGTACCTCCATGCTCGCCCTCGCTGCCTGTGGCGGCGGCAACGGCGGCAGCGGGACCACGACGGAGCGCGAGTTCGGAGAGCAGGACGGCGGCTCGAAGGACGCCGAGGCCACCGGCCCGGTCGAGATCGAGGGCGCCACCGAGGGCGGGACCGTCACGGTCTACCTCCCCGGCGACCCGGGTCCCGACACCCTCGACCCGACCGAGGGCTGGTCCGTGACCGGCAACTCGATCCAGCAGGCCCTCACCACCCGCTCGCTGACGCAGTACAAGCGCAACGACGACGGCGAGATGGTCCTGGTCCCCGACCTGGCGACCGACCTCGGCACGCCCAACGAGGACTTCACGCAGTGGACGTTCACGATCCGTGACGACGCGACGTGGGAGGACGGCAAGCCCGTCACCGCCGAGGAGGTCGCCTTCGGCATCAAGCGCTCGCTCGACGTCGAGACCTTCCCCGGTGGCCCCGGCACCGAGTACTCCGCCGCCTACTTCGCCGGCGCCGACGAGTACCAGGGCCCTTACACCGAGCCCAACGAGGACTACGAGTCCGTCCGGGCCGAGGGCAACGACGTCATCATCGAGATGTCCAAGCCGTTCCCCGACATGGACTACTGGGGCGCCTTCATGGCCATGGGCCCCGTGCCCACCGGCAAGGTCTCGAACCCGCCGGCCTACGGCCAGAAGCCGCTGTCGACCGGTCCCTACAAGATCGAGTCGTTCCGGCCCACCGAGGAGCTCGTGCTCGTCCGCAACGAGCAGTGGGACCCCGCCAGCGACCCGGCCCGCACGCAGTACCCGGACCGCTACATCTTCAAGTTCGAGGCCGACCAGAACACCGTCGACCAGATCTTCCTGAGCGGCAACACCGACTCGCAGACCGCGGTCTCGACCGGTGCCGGCTCGGCGAACTACGCGCGCATCAGCCAGGAGCTCGAAGACCGCCTGGTCCAGCAGTCCTCGCAGTGCACGAGCTTCCTGTACCCCGTGTACGAGAAGACCACCCTCAACATCCGCAAGGCGATCGCCTACGGCTACGACTACGAGAACGTCTGGCTGACCTCGGGTGAGGTCCCCGGCGTGACCCGCGTCCCCGCCAACTCGATCATGCCCCCGGGCATGGCCGGCAAGCCGGACTACTTCGTCGACGGTGAGCAGATCACCTACCAGCCCGAGCGGGCCAAGGAGCTGCTGGCCGAGGAGGGCTACGAGCCCGGCGAGTACGAGCTGCGCATGATCTACTTCGAGTCCGACCCGCTGCAGGTCGAGGCCCAGAAGCAGCTGACCGCGGGTCTCGAGGAGGCCGGCTTCAAGGTCACCGCGATCCCGACCCAGGACTCGCCCTACAACACCTGGCTCGACCCCGACAACAAGGTCAACCAGAGCCTCAACCTGCGCGGCGTCAACTGGTGCTCCGACTGGCCCTCCGGCCTGACGATGATCCCGCCGCTGACGAAGACGGACGCCACCTACAACACCGGTGGCTTCTCCGAGCCCGCGCTCGACGAGCGCATGGAGAACGTCGTCAACCTGCCGCTCGAGGAGCAGGCCGCCGAGTGGGGCGCGATCGACGAGGAGATGCAGACGGAGTACTTCCCGATCATCCCCACGGCCTTCCGCAACGACCTGTTCATGTTCGGCGAGAAGATCGGCAACGGCGTCGGCGACGGCGCGATCGGTGCCCCGTACTACAAGGGCCTCTTCGTCACCCAGTGA
- a CDS encoding ABC transporter permease codes for MSTPAGGTPLERESGATGAEPPTSGRAGRRDRKKEARTSAGVEGRSPLRIAADRLLHDKVALLCLVIVGIFVFLAVFAGVICDLVGVSLERGRPTEVLDITTLLPLEGPPNGGFDPDHPFGLAPQSGNDNLAFWLYGARTSLSVAGMATLFATLIGVTLGLLAGFLGGWVDRIVSFVIDFFLTIPFLLAALVLAPIINQRFAINPELYARVQFWGLVAILAGFGWMSVARLVRGEVLSLREREFVQAARVLGMPTRRILTKELLPNLAAPIVVSVSLMLPVFVASEAALAYLGLGITTGQSWGQTILRATQYFELYPLFLWQPLIGIVVLVIALNLLGDAIRDALDPKTRR; via the coding sequence ATGTCGACACCGGCTGGAGGCACACCGCTCGAGCGTGAGAGCGGCGCCACCGGCGCCGAGCCGCCCACCAGCGGCCGGGCCGGCCGTCGCGACCGGAAGAAGGAGGCCCGCACGTCTGCGGGTGTCGAGGGCCGCTCCCCGCTGCGCATCGCCGCCGACCGGCTGCTGCACGACAAGGTCGCGCTGCTCTGCCTGGTCATCGTGGGGATCTTCGTCTTCCTGGCGGTCTTCGCCGGCGTCATCTGCGACCTCGTGGGCGTCTCGCTCGAGCGCGGCCGGCCCACCGAGGTCCTCGACATCACCACGCTGCTGCCGCTGGAGGGCCCGCCCAACGGCGGATTCGACCCCGACCACCCCTTCGGCCTGGCGCCGCAGAGCGGCAACGACAACCTGGCCTTCTGGCTCTACGGCGCGCGCACGTCGCTCAGCGTCGCCGGCATGGCGACCCTCTTCGCCACCCTCATCGGCGTGACCCTGGGCCTGCTCGCCGGCTTCCTCGGCGGCTGGGTCGACCGGATCGTGTCCTTCGTCATCGACTTCTTCCTCACCATCCCCTTCCTGCTCGCCGCGCTGGTCCTCGCCCCGATCATCAACCAGCGGTTCGCGATCAACCCCGAGCTCTACGCCCGGGTGCAGTTCTGGGGGCTCGTGGCGATCCTGGCCGGCTTCGGCTGGATGAGCGTCGCCCGCCTCGTGCGCGGCGAGGTGCTGTCGCTGCGCGAGCGCGAGTTCGTGCAGGCCGCCCGCGTGCTCGGCATGCCGACCCGGCGCATCCTGACCAAGGAGCTGCTGCCCAACCTCGCCGCACCGATCGTGGTCTCGGTCTCGCTGATGCTGCCGGTCTTCGTCGCCTCGGAGGCGGCCCTGGCCTACCTCGGCCTCGGCATCACGACGGGGCAGTCCTGGGGCCAGACCATCCTCCGCGCCACCCAGTACTTCGAGCTCTACCCGCTCTTCCTGTGGCAGCCGCTGATCGGCATCGTCGTGCTGGTCATCGCGCTCAACCTCCTCGGCGACGCCATCCGCGACGCCCTGGACCCCAAGACCCGCCGCTGA
- the aspS gene encoding aspartate--tRNA ligase: MIRTHDAGALRPEHVGQTVTLAGWVARRRDHGGVAFLDLREASGVVQVVVRDEEVAHALRNEYCLKVTGEVALRPEGNANPALPTGEVEVITDELEVLSAAAPLPFPIDDHVDVGEEARLRHRYLDLRRSGPGAALRLRSKVNKAARDVLDRHDFVEVETPTLTRSTPEGARDFLVPARLQPGSWYALPQSPQLFKQLLMVAGMERYFQIARCYRDEDFRADRQPEFTQLDLEMSFVEQDDVIAVAEEILTALWALVGHEVPTPLPRMTYAEAMARYGSDKPDLRMGQELVECTDYFRDTPFRVFQADYVGAVVMPGGAGQPRKQLDAWQEWAKQRGARGLAYVLVQEDGTLTGPVAKNISETEAAGLAAHVGAEPGDCVFFAAGAAKPSRALLGAARLEVGRRCGLIDEDAWSFLWVVDAPLFEPTGDATAAGDVAVGSGAWTAVHHAFTSPKDLETFDSDPGSALAWAYDIVCNGNEIGGGSIRIHREDVQKRVFAVMGIEEEEAQEKFGFLLDAFKYGAPPHGGIAFGWDRIVALLAGSDSIRDVIAFPKSGGGFDPLTAAPAPITAQQRKEAGVDARPQQAGAPTA; encoded by the coding sequence GTGATCCGCACCCACGACGCCGGCGCCCTGCGCCCGGAGCACGTCGGCCAGACCGTCACCCTCGCCGGCTGGGTCGCGCGCCGCCGCGACCACGGCGGCGTCGCCTTCCTCGACCTGCGCGAGGCCAGCGGCGTCGTCCAGGTCGTCGTCCGCGACGAGGAGGTGGCCCACGCGCTGCGCAACGAGTACTGCCTCAAGGTCACCGGCGAGGTGGCCCTGAGGCCCGAGGGCAACGCCAACCCGGCCCTGCCCACCGGCGAGGTCGAGGTGATCACCGACGAGCTCGAGGTGCTCAGCGCCGCCGCGCCGCTGCCGTTCCCCATCGACGACCACGTCGACGTGGGGGAGGAGGCGCGGCTGCGTCACCGCTACCTCGACCTGCGCCGCAGCGGCCCCGGCGCCGCGCTGCGCCTGCGCAGCAAGGTCAACAAGGCCGCCCGCGACGTGCTCGACCGCCACGACTTCGTCGAGGTCGAGACCCCGACGCTGACCCGCTCGACCCCCGAGGGCGCCCGCGACTTCCTGGTGCCCGCCCGGCTGCAGCCCGGCAGCTGGTACGCCCTGCCGCAGAGCCCCCAGCTCTTCAAGCAGCTGCTCATGGTCGCCGGCATGGAGCGCTACTTCCAGATCGCCCGGTGCTACCGCGACGAGGACTTCCGCGCCGACCGCCAGCCCGAGTTCACCCAGCTCGACCTCGAGATGAGCTTCGTCGAGCAGGACGACGTCATCGCGGTCGCCGAGGAGATCCTCACCGCGCTGTGGGCGCTGGTCGGCCACGAGGTGCCCACGCCGCTGCCGCGCATGACCTACGCCGAGGCGATGGCGCGCTACGGCAGCGACAAGCCCGACCTGCGCATGGGTCAGGAGCTGGTCGAGTGCACCGACTACTTCCGCGACACGCCCTTCCGGGTCTTCCAGGCCGACTACGTCGGCGCGGTCGTGATGCCGGGCGGCGCCGGCCAGCCCCGCAAGCAGCTCGACGCGTGGCAGGAGTGGGCCAAGCAGCGCGGCGCCCGCGGGCTGGCCTACGTGCTGGTGCAGGAGGACGGGACCCTCACCGGCCCGGTCGCCAAGAACATCAGCGAGACCGAGGCGGCCGGGCTCGCCGCGCACGTCGGCGCCGAGCCGGGGGACTGCGTGTTCTTCGCCGCCGGCGCCGCCAAGCCGAGCCGGGCACTGCTCGGCGCGGCGCGCCTCGAGGTCGGGCGCCGCTGCGGGCTCATCGACGAGGACGCGTGGAGCTTCCTGTGGGTCGTCGACGCCCCGCTCTTCGAGCCGACCGGCGACGCCACGGCCGCCGGCGACGTCGCGGTGGGCTCGGGTGCGTGGACCGCGGTGCACCACGCCTTCACCTCGCCGAAGGACCTCGAGACCTTCGACTCCGACCCCGGCAGCGCCCTGGCGTGGGCCTACGACATCGTCTGCAACGGCAACGAGATCGGCGGCGGCTCCATCCGCATCCACCGCGAGGACGTGCAGAAGCGCGTGTTCGCGGTGATGGGGATCGAGGAGGAGGAGGCGCAGGAGAAGTTCGGCTTCCTCCTCGACGCCTTCAAGTACGGCGCGCCGCCGCACGGCGGCATCGCCTTCGGCTGGGACCGGATCGTGGCGCTGCTGGCCGGCAGCGACTCCATCCGCGACGTCATCGCCTTCCCCAAGTCGGGCGGCGGCTTCGACCCGCTCACCGCGGCCCCGGCCCCGATCACCGCGCAGCAGCGCAAGGAGGCCGGCGTCGACGCCCGTCCGCAGCAGGCCGGCGCGCCGACGGCCTGA